Within uncultured Methanoregula sp., the genomic segment CGGCCTTATGACCGTTGACATGCTGCCCAAGACCCAGATCGAGATCGTGATAAAGGAAAAAGATGTCGATGCCGTGATCGCGATTCTCACGGAATCTGCCCGGACCGGCAAGATTGGCGACGGGAAGATCTTTATCCTGCCGGTGGAGAAAGCGATCAAGATCCGCACGGGCGAGACGGAGGTATGAGCGGTACTAAAATCATCCACCCTTATTTTCCTGACCGGCTCCGGGGCTCATCACACCCGGCTCTGTTCTGGAGGGATATCCGCTACACACTTCACAGTTATCCACCTCACCACAGGCCCTGCTTTATGGCGGGGCAGGTATTTTTTATTTTCAACAAACCGGGAAAAGTCCCGACGAACCGTATGGCAGGCATGCAACCAGACCGTACAGGAGGTATGTAGTCCATGAAGATGATCTGGGCAGTTATCAGTCAGGAATTCACGGAACGGGTGATCGAGGCACTGGACCGCGCCGGGATAGGAGCCATGACGCGCCTGCAGGTTACCGGGCCATATCAGGATACGCTTCTTCTGGATCAACCGAATCCCGATAAACCCCGGGAAGTTCTTATGATCGCAGTTCCGGACGCTGAAGTGGCAAAAACCGTGATGGTCATACGGGCCCATGCAAGACCGGAGGAACCCGGCCGCAACCCTGCTGAATCCGCTTCTGCCGGAAAGATTTTCGTGACCTATATTGATGAATCGTTTACTATCAGGACTACAGGAAAAACCGGCGCAGGATCCTGAACATGAAACAGATTATTGCCATAATCCGGGAAGAATGCGTTGAACTCACGCGATCTGCCCTTGCCGGGCTTGGCATATCCGGTATTGCCATTATCCCGGTAATGGGGCGTGGTCAGCAGAAAGGAGCCGTTCATGTTCCCGATCAGGATGGATCGCTTGGAAGGAACAATGGTCCGCACCTGCGGCGCAGTACTGGACTCATGTCTGGCATGGGAGTTCTTTCATATCTGCACTACGGGAAAAAAAAGACCGCTTTCCGGTTTTTGCCAAAACAGATGCTGATTCTCCTTGCAG encodes:
- a CDS encoding P-II family nitrogen regulator; protein product: MKLIKTIIKPERFEFVKKALEDKGFVSMTVSDVKGRGEQKGISLEYRGGLMTVDMLPKTQIEIVIKEKDVDAVIAILTESARTGKIGDGKIFILPVEKAIKIRTGETEV
- a CDS encoding P-II family nitrogen regulator, with amino-acid sequence MKMIWAVISQEFTERVIEALDRAGIGAMTRLQVTGPYQDTLLLDQPNPDKPREVLMIAVPDAEVAKTVMVIRAHARPEEPGRNPAESASAGKIFVTYIDESFTIRTTGKTGAGS
- a CDS encoding P-II family nitrogen regulator gives rise to the protein MKQIIAIIREECVELTRSALAGLGISGIAIIPVMGRGQQKGAVHVPDQDGSLGRNNGPHLRRSTGLMSGMGVLSYLHYGKKKTAFRFLPKQMLILLAEDEEVRTVIDVLVAVNQSGRHGDGKIFVCPIGRALGIDADQS